From Cyclobacteriaceae bacterium, a single genomic window includes:
- a CDS encoding tungsten formylmethanofuran dehydrogenase, which yields MPSSSTTVKTPKNPVDKKTLVRAYELMCTAKRMGETYEENREICSKYVHSTSRGHEAIQLAAGLQLKAFDFASLYYRDESMLLAMGLEPYELMLQLMAKRDDPFSGGRSYYGHPSLRREGFPVIPHQSSATGMQAIPATGMAHGLAYLESQNLLKGKNKPVVICSLGDGSVTEGEVAEAFQMAALKKLPIIYLIQDNGWGISATGAEMRTTDAYEYAAGFKGIERMRVDGSDFSDSYLGMEKAIAFVRENRSPILVHAKCPLLGHHTSGVRKEWYREDLELHGKSDPIIILEKQMLEAGYGKDDLEEIRQRAADKVKQDYERAVASPDPDVNDFNSHEFAETTILEEKGQRTPKKGEKVVMVDAALHAVEELLKKHPEALFYGQDVGRRLGGVFREAATLAQKYGDERVFNTPIQEAYIVGSTAGMSAVGCKPIVEIQFADYIWPGINQLVEELSKSCYLSKGKFPVQSLIRVPIGAYGGGGPYHSGSIESTLLTIRGIKVVYPSCAADMKGLLKASFYDPNPVVLLEHKGLYWSKVPGTSEAKMTEPDEEYMIPLGKANKVLQADEKHIHEGDSAVIITYGMGVYWSKETAKSFKGRLEIIDLRTLNPIDWNMITDSVKTHGRALVLTEEPLLNSFAESLAGRISKECFKYLDAPVSTLGAVDLPAVPLNVDLEKMMLPNSAKLISALEDLFGF from the coding sequence ATGCCATCTTCATCCACAACGGTAAAGACTCCTAAAAATCCTGTTGATAAAAAAACGCTTGTACGCGCGTATGAGCTTATGTGTACGGCCAAACGCATGGGGGAGACGTATGAAGAAAACCGGGAGATCTGCAGCAAGTATGTTCACAGCACTTCCCGGGGTCATGAAGCCATTCAGCTGGCGGCAGGTCTTCAGCTGAAAGCGTTTGATTTTGCTTCGCTCTATTATCGTGATGAATCGATGCTGCTCGCGATGGGACTTGAGCCCTATGAGTTGATGCTTCAATTGATGGCCAAGCGCGATGATCCCTTTTCGGGAGGTCGTTCGTATTATGGTCATCCGTCATTAAGGCGTGAAGGCTTTCCGGTTATTCCCCATCAGAGTTCGGCCACTGGCATGCAGGCAATCCCGGCAACGGGTATGGCGCATGGACTGGCCTATCTTGAATCACAGAATTTATTAAAGGGTAAGAATAAGCCCGTTGTTATTTGTTCTCTTGGTGATGGCTCTGTTACCGAAGGTGAAGTGGCAGAAGCTTTTCAAATGGCGGCTCTTAAAAAACTTCCCATCATCTATCTCATTCAGGATAACGGTTGGGGAATTTCTGCTACCGGTGCTGAGATGAGAACTACCGACGCGTATGAATATGCTGCCGGGTTTAAAGGTATTGAACGAATGCGCGTGGATGGTTCTGATTTTAGCGACAGCTATCTTGGAATGGAGAAAGCCATTGCCTTCGTCCGTGAAAACAGATCTCCGATTCTCGTACATGCAAAGTGCCCACTGTTGGGACATCATACTTCCGGTGTAAGAAAGGAATGGTATCGTGAAGATCTTGAGCTTCATGGTAAAAGTGATCCGATCATCATCCTGGAGAAACAAATGCTGGAAGCTGGTTATGGAAAGGATGACCTTGAAGAAATACGTCAGCGTGCTGCAGATAAAGTAAAACAGGATTATGAGCGCGCCGTTGCATCGCCGGATCCTGATGTGAATGATTTCAACTCACATGAATTTGCGGAAACGACTATCCTTGAAGAGAAGGGACAGCGCACTCCGAAGAAAGGTGAGAAGGTTGTGATGGTAGACGCTGCCCTGCATGCTGTTGAAGAACTGTTGAAGAAACATCCTGAAGCTTTGTTCTATGGTCAGGATGTTGGAAGAAGGTTGGGTGGTGTATTCCGTGAAGCAGCAACGCTTGCGCAGAAGTATGGTGATGAACGTGTTTTTAATACTCCGATTCAGGAAGCGTATATCGTTGGTTCTACTGCCGGTATGTCTGCCGTGGGATGCAAGCCAATCGTTGAGATACAATTCGCCGATTACATTTGGCCGGGAATCAATCAGCTTGTGGAGGAACTTTCCAAAAGCTGTTATCTCTCAAAAGGAAAGTTCCCTGTTCAGTCATTGATACGGGTTCCGATTGGTGCATATGGCGGCGGTGGCCCCTATCATTCCGGAAGCATTGAATCGACATTGCTTACCATCAGAGGTATCAAGGTTGTTTATCCTTCCTGTGCAGCGGATATGAAAGGATTATTAAAAGCATCTTTCTATGATCCTAATCCTGTTGTTCTTCTGGAGCACAAGGGATTATACTGGAGCAAAGTTCCTGGTACTTCTGAGGCAAAGATGACGGAGCCTGATGAAGAATACATGATACCCCTCGGCAAAGCCAATAAAGTTTTACAGGCGGATGAGAAGCATATCCATGAAGGAGATTCTGCTGTGATCATTACCTATGGAATGGGAGTTTACTGGAGCAAGGAAACTGCCAAAAGTTTTAAAGGCCGTCTCGAGATCATTGATCTGCGAACATTGAATCCTATCGACTGGAACATGATCACTGATTCCGTGAAAACTCATGGTCGCGCGCTGGTGCTCACCGAAGAGCCATTGCTGAATTCATTTGCTGAA
- a CDS encoding DNA polymerase III subunit alpha, with product MYLNCHTGFSFKYGTLHTKELFSEAKRCGVHKIVLTDINNTAAYMEMLRVCDANKPDKNNLTKFEKEPYQLDIAVGIEFKREHELLYIAIAKNNDGFEAINKFLSHHNREAISLPSRAPEFENVFVIYPLGKREPSQLRPHEFIGIRPHELSAFRLSQLSKDCVRPHHVNVLHSSYYVVLHPVTFLPPQRKDNKLIYTDFNTHRLLRSIANNTLLSKLPEHQQALKNEFMVPEEKLEKHFADYPEIISATKFILDQCSIDCPQQVDKNKKFFTNSKEEDLAFLRKETEKGYKRIFADEKYKNVWRDRIEIELSIIEKKEFTAYYLITYDLINFAKRKGYDFVGRGSGANSTVAYCLGITNVNPIELDLYFERFLNEERTTPPDFDIDFSWDNRDEIYNYIFQRYNHHHVCLLGTHVTYQGKSIIRELGKVFGLPKHEIDDLVETRKISMERDHIAKMVYGYAELIVKKELPANFSIHAGGVLLTEKPIYAYTATEMPPKGYPVSHFEMHNAEDFGIYKFDILSQRGLGHIKETVKHVKRNKGIDVDVHRFDDFKKDDKIKDLMRNSRAIGCFYVESPAMRMLLGKLRCEDYLTLVAASSIIRPGVASSGMMQEYIRRFHAVRNGGSYEVIHPLMDELMKETYGVMVYQEDVIKVAHHFAGLTLTEADVLRRGMSGKYRSREEFQRIRDRFFESCREKKYEQRVTDRVWLEIESFSGYSFAKGHSASYAVESYQSLFLKAHYPLEFMVGVINNFGGFYRTEFYFHEARMNGASIEAPCVNLSDHLTTIYGDKIYMGFIHLKSLENKLAQNIPLERKKNGSYKSMDNFLRRTPGVGLEQLRILIRVGALRFTGKTKQKLLWEAMLYFSNAKAKPTTTVDLFDTEPRDYPLPPLHRHTLEDAFDELELIGFPLCSPFRLLKSDHSSDTVSCELKSRINKQVHIIGYVVTTKDTRTKNKETMNFGTFYDANGDVFDTVHFPDVASRYPFRGRGFYEIWGKVVEEFGVYTIEVSRMNKLPMVHKRPEKAFQEVQ from the coding sequence ATGTATCTCAACTGTCACACAGGATTTAGTTTCAAATACGGAACACTTCACACAAAAGAATTATTCAGTGAAGCGAAACGGTGCGGGGTACATAAAATCGTTCTTACTGACATTAATAATACAGCGGCCTATATGGAAATGCTGAGGGTGTGTGATGCAAACAAGCCCGATAAAAACAATCTTACCAAATTCGAAAAGGAACCTTATCAGTTAGACATCGCTGTAGGAATTGAATTTAAAAGAGAACACGAGCTCCTTTATATCGCCATCGCCAAAAATAATGATGGATTTGAAGCGATCAACAAGTTCCTCTCACATCATAATCGGGAGGCTATATCATTACCATCCCGTGCACCGGAATTTGAAAATGTCTTCGTTATCTATCCATTGGGGAAACGTGAACCCTCTCAACTGCGTCCACATGAATTTATCGGGATACGTCCACATGAGTTGAGTGCATTCCGGCTGAGTCAGCTTAGCAAAGATTGTGTAAGACCACATCATGTCAATGTACTGCATTCATCGTATTACGTGGTGCTTCATCCGGTCACCTTTCTCCCACCCCAGAGAAAAGACAACAAGCTTATTTATACAGACTTTAATACACATAGGCTGCTTCGATCGATTGCTAACAACACTTTACTGAGCAAGCTACCGGAACATCAGCAAGCGCTAAAAAATGAATTCATGGTTCCGGAAGAAAAGCTTGAAAAGCATTTTGCCGATTATCCTGAGATCATTTCCGCCACAAAATTTATACTGGATCAATGTTCAATTGATTGTCCGCAGCAGGTTGACAAGAACAAGAAATTCTTTACAAACAGCAAAGAAGAAGATCTTGCATTTCTCAGGAAAGAAACTGAGAAAGGTTATAAAAGAATTTTTGCAGATGAGAAATACAAAAATGTCTGGAGAGACAGGATCGAAATCGAATTATCCATCATTGAGAAGAAAGAATTTACCGCGTACTATCTCATCACTTATGATCTCATCAATTTTGCCAAACGCAAAGGTTATGATTTCGTAGGAAGAGGAAGCGGTGCCAACAGCACTGTGGCCTATTGCCTGGGCATTACCAATGTTAATCCTATTGAACTTGATCTGTATTTTGAGCGCTTTCTGAATGAAGAGCGTACTACTCCTCCGGATTTTGATATTGATTTCTCATGGGATAACCGGGATGAAATCTATAATTACATTTTTCAAAGGTATAATCATCATCATGTCTGCCTGCTGGGAACTCATGTCACCTATCAGGGCAAGTCCATCATTCGTGAGCTGGGGAAAGTTTTTGGTTTACCCAAGCATGAAATTGATGATCTCGTCGAAACCAGAAAAATCAGCATGGAGCGTGATCATATCGCAAAAATGGTATATGGTTATGCAGAGTTGATTGTTAAAAAAGAATTGCCTGCGAATTTCTCCATTCATGCCGGCGGGGTATTGCTTACTGAAAAGCCAATCTATGCCTATACTGCTACGGAGATGCCACCGAAGGGATATCCCGTATCGCATTTTGAAATGCATAACGCTGAGGATTTTGGTATTTACAAATTCGATATTCTCAGCCAGCGCGGACTTGGGCATATTAAGGAAACTGTAAAGCATGTAAAAAGAAATAAGGGCATCGATGTAGATGTCCATCGGTTTGACGACTTCAAGAAAGATGATAAGATCAAAGATCTCATGCGCAATAGCAGGGCCATCGGATGTTTTTATGTGGAATCACCTGCCATGCGGATGCTTCTGGGGAAACTGCGATGCGAAGATTATCTGACATTGGTGGCCGCCAGCTCGATCATACGTCCGGGAGTGGCAAGCTCAGGTATGATGCAGGAATATATCAGAAGATTCCATGCCGTACGAAACGGTGGAAGTTATGAGGTTATTCATCCGTTGATGGATGAATTAATGAAGGAAACTTACGGAGTGATGGTCTATCAGGAAGATGTTATTAAAGTGGCGCATCATTTTGCAGGACTCACGCTGACTGAGGCCGATGTTTTACGCAGAGGGATGTCAGGGAAATACCGGTCGAGAGAAGAATTTCAACGGATACGTGATCGCTTTTTTGAATCCTGTCGGGAAAAAAAATACGAGCAACGTGTCACTGATAGAGTTTGGCTGGAGATCGAAAGCTTCTCAGGGTATTCCTTTGCCAAGGGACATTCTGCGAGCTATGCTGTGGAAAGCTATCAAAGTCTGTTTCTGAAAGCTCATTATCCTTTGGAGTTCATGGTGGGTGTCATCAATAATTTTGGGGGTTTTTACAGAACAGAATTTTATTTTCATGAAGCACGTATGAATGGCGCCAGCATCGAAGCGCCATGCGTAAATCTTAGTGATCACCTCACTACGATCTATGGAGATAAAATTTATATGGGATTTATCCATCTGAAGAGCCTCGAGAATAAGCTCGCTCAGAATATTCCATTGGAACGAAAGAAAAACGGATCCTATAAAAGCATGGACAATTTTCTTAGAAGAACACCCGGCGTGGGTCTTGAGCAGCTTAGGATACTCATACGTGTGGGAGCTTTGAGATTTACAGGAAAAACAAAACAGAAGTTATTATGGGAAGCCATGCTTTATTTCAGTAATGCAAAAGCAAAGCCTACTACCACTGTTGATCTGTTTGATACGGAACCGAGAGATTATCCATTACCACCCCTCCATCGCCATACGCTCGAAGATGCTTTCGATGAACTTGAGTTGATTGGTTTTCCACTTTGCAGTCCGTTCAGGTTACTAAAATCTGATCATTCCAGTGATACAGTCAGTTGTGAACTCAAATCCAGAATTAACAAGCAAGTTCACATCATCGGTTATGTGGTCACCACCAAAGACACCAGAACGAAAAATAAAGAGACGATGAATTTTGGAACGTTCTATGATGCGAACGGAGATGTATTTGATACAGTTCATTTTCCAGATGTTGCGAGCAGGTATCCCTTCCGTGGAAGAGGATTTTATGAAATCTGGGGAAAGGTGGTAGAAGAGTTTGGAGTTTATACGATCGAAGTATCACGCATGAACAAGCTTCCAATGGTTCACAAGCGTCCAGAGAAAGCTTTTCAGGAAGTTCAATAA
- the dinB gene encoding DNA polymerase IV yields the protein MDLDAFFVAVECKKEPKLRGKPLIVGGQSRRGVVAACSYEARRFGVHSAMPMYLALQLCPDATVISGDMEAYSLNSHLVTEIIADKAPLFEKASVDEFYIDASGMDKFFGAFKWAIELQNSIQKESKLPISMGMSVNKLVSKVVTGEFKPRAQRNIPAGEEKDFLAPLSVEKIPMIGKQTSSFLYDMGVHTVATLREMPVKFLISAFGKNGLSLWNKAHGIDESPVVPYSEQKSISTESTFEEDTIDVKKLKSILIAMVEKVAFQLREQKKLASCITVKVRYSNFDTETKQIHIPYTSSDHILLHVVQELFDKLYNRRMLIRLVGVRLSQLVQGNHQISLFDDTEEDINLYEAMDFIKHKHGAEKLIRATTMDVNKRVRMEMNMFKGKVLKL from the coding sequence ATGGACCTGGATGCATTCTTCGTAGCGGTAGAATGTAAGAAAGAACCGAAGCTTCGGGGCAAGCCTTTGATCGTTGGGGGACAAAGTCGTCGCGGAGTAGTGGCTGCGTGTAGTTATGAAGCGCGTCGGTTCGGGGTTCATTCTGCGATGCCCATGTATCTGGCTCTTCAGCTTTGTCCTGATGCGACCGTTATCTCCGGAGACATGGAAGCATACAGTCTCAACTCACATCTTGTAACGGAGATCATTGCCGATAAGGCTCCCCTCTTTGAAAAAGCGTCTGTGGATGAATTTTATATTGATGCGAGCGGCATGGACAAATTCTTCGGTGCTTTTAAGTGGGCAATAGAATTACAGAACAGCATTCAAAAAGAAAGTAAGCTTCCTATTTCCATGGGCATGTCTGTAAACAAGCTTGTTTCAAAAGTTGTGACAGGAGAATTCAAGCCACGGGCGCAACGAAACATTCCGGCAGGAGAAGAAAAAGATTTTCTCGCACCTCTTTCTGTTGAGAAGATCCCGATGATCGGAAAGCAGACATCTTCTTTTCTGTACGACATGGGTGTGCATACCGTCGCAACACTCCGTGAGATGCCAGTCAAATTTCTGATCAGTGCTTTCGGAAAGAATGGACTATCGCTCTGGAACAAAGCACATGGGATTGATGAATCACCGGTAGTTCCCTATAGTGAGCAAAAGTCTATCTCTACCGAATCAACGTTTGAAGAGGACACTATTGATGTGAAAAAATTGAAATCCATTCTCATCGCGATGGTAGAGAAAGTCGCATTCCAGCTTCGTGAGCAAAAGAAACTCGCATCGTGCATTACGGTCAAGGTGCGCTATTCCAACTTCGATACAGAAACCAAACAGATACATATTCCATACACCTCTTCCGATCATATCCTGTTGCATGTAGTGCAAGAGCTTTTTGACAAACTCTATAACAGGCGTATGCTGATCCGGCTGGTGGGCGTACGACTCAGCCAGTTAGTACAGGGTAATCATCAGATTAGTCTGTTTGATGATACAGAAGAAGACATCAATCTCTACGAAGCGATGGATTTCATCAAGCACAAACATGGAGCTGAGAAACTCATTCGCGCCACCACTATGGACGTAAACAAAAGAGTGCGCATGGAAATGAATATGTTCAAAGGAAAAGTTTTGAAATTATAA
- a CDS encoding ORF6N domain-containing protein — protein sequence MSKKETKKSEVMLLESKLYSHIHQIRKHKVMLSFDLASLYQVEPKILNQAVKRNMSRFPDDFMFRLTNKEWDFIRSQSVTLNGRGNFPKYLPYAFTEQGVAMLSSVLNSQCAIAVNIQIMRMFVKMRQMVVEYAELTKKIEKLEQGHMDHQLDIASIFKLIKELLEPSIKNREPVGFKMKK from the coding sequence ATGAGTAAGAAGGAGACTAAAAAATCAGAAGTAATGCTGCTGGAGAGCAAACTTTATTCTCACATTCATCAGATTCGAAAGCACAAGGTTATGCTCAGTTTTGACCTGGCTTCTTTATATCAGGTAGAGCCAAAGATCCTTAACCAGGCAGTAAAAAGAAACATGAGCCGGTTTCCGGATGACTTTATGTTTCGATTGACAAACAAGGAATGGGATTTTATAAGGTCACAATCTGTGACCTTAAACGGAAGAGGAAACTTTCCTAAATATCTTCCTTATGCCTTTACAGAACAGGGTGTGGCAATGTTATCAAGTGTACTGAATAGTCAATGTGCGATTGCGGTAAACATTCAGATTATGAGAATGTTTGTGAAGATGCGGCAAATGGTTGTTGAATATGCTGAGCTCACCAAAAAAATCGAAAAGCTTGAGCAGGGACACATGGATCACCAGTTAGATATTGCCTCAATCTTTAAACTGATCAAGGAACTACTGGAGCCATCTATAAAAAACCGTGAGCCTGTAGGATTTAAAATGAAAAAATAG
- a CDS encoding 2'-5' RNA ligase family protein yields MKKQAGSLRSNSGSSNELFFIISPSKSVVDYVAALKNHVKSAIGHTFEDEFSKAHISLFKYRDAHPERVLYQMDTKVSMFNPFHVYIKNLNFFTHGPNKRTIYLEIVYKNPICDVFQGITGQETGFLPHITIAKNLDTSDFLIAWNSLKNLSYSEYFKCDHITVLKKAPKKWMHYIDLPFAA; encoded by the coding sequence ATGAAAAAGCAAGCAGGTTCTCTCCGTTCAAATTCAGGTTCATCCAATGAATTATTTTTTATCATCTCGCCTTCCAAAAGCGTGGTTGATTACGTGGCAGCCCTTAAGAATCACGTCAAAAGTGCTATTGGTCACACCTTCGAAGATGAATTTTCAAAAGCGCATATATCGTTATTCAAATACCGCGACGCACATCCGGAGCGGGTGCTGTATCAGATGGATACCAAAGTGTCGATGTTCAATCCCTTTCATGTTTATATCAAAAATCTGAATTTCTTCACTCATGGTCCTAACAAAAGAACGATCTACCTGGAGATCGTTTACAAAAATCCGATCTGTGATGTCTTTCAGGGGATCACGGGACAAGAAACAGGCTTCCTGCCGCACATTACCATTGCAAAGAATCTGGACACCAGCGACTTTCTTATCGCATGGAATAGCCTGAAGAATCTTTCCTACAGTGAATACTTTAAATGCGATCATATTACTGTGTTGAAGAAAGCCCCAAAGAAATGGATGCATTATATCGATCTGCCATTCGCCGCCTAG
- a CDS encoding ArsC family reductase, with product MIVYGIKNCNTVKSALDWLKKNKIEFEFHDYKSKGISAAKLKEWSGQVGWESLVNKRGTTWRQLDEATQAKVKNESSAIALMMEKTSVIKRPLIEEGKKVITLGFDEAEFKTKYK from the coding sequence ATGATCGTATATGGCATCAAGAATTGTAATACCGTAAAATCGGCGCTCGACTGGTTGAAGAAGAATAAGATTGAGTTTGAATTTCATGATTATAAATCAAAAGGAATATCTGCTGCTAAGCTGAAAGAGTGGAGCGGTCAGGTGGGATGGGAATCACTCGTCAATAAACGAGGAACTACATGGAGGCAATTGGATGAAGCTACTCAGGCGAAGGTTAAAAATGAATCGAGTGCTATTGCATTGATGATGGAAAAGACCAGTGTGATCAAGCGTCCTTTGATTGAAGAAGGGAAGAAAGTAATTACACTGGGCTTTGACGAGGCAGAGTTTAAGACAAAGTACAAATAG
- a CDS encoding TPM domain-containing protein, translating into MRLSLIILLFISGTLYSQSTIENIPNQKLINNSYVSNPDGILDQSTIAGIDTILSSLEKRTTVQVAVVILNSIGSSDVTDFAQKLFDAWKIGQAGNDNGLLLLLVKDQRTVRFHTGYGLEGVLPDVTCKHIEMNSMVPEFKNGNYNGGVLAGIQEVDKILTNPSYAEELTAPPVEVSGWETFIAFILMFVAPIVGIAYWIKAANGHFYNSKYPGETLYFEMRLKRWVWLLEFLFLPALIILLFNFRNNEDAAGLCFLSLYLYFMLTLFHRLARVKNVIKRLQEKEKYYEIVEFLRKGQIYWFFMGLLFPLPFFLYFFYHIARKRSYRNHPRTCTKCQGAMKKLSELNEDEFLSKAQQMEETLKSADYDVWQCGSCQNIQMNIYPNRRSKYTACPKCKTLAYYLSGSRTIKSPSYSSSGQGEEIHLCNYCNHRVRSTFSIARLTRSSSSDSSSSSSSSSSSSGGSWGGGSSGGGGASSSW; encoded by the coding sequence ATGAGACTTTCCCTGATCATTCTTCTTTTCATTTCCGGAACTCTTTATTCCCAATCCACAATAGAGAACATTCCTAATCAGAAGCTCATCAACAATAGTTATGTCTCAAATCCGGATGGAATACTGGATCAGTCTACAATAGCGGGGATCGACACAATTTTAAGTTCATTGGAGAAGAGAACAACCGTGCAGGTGGCGGTAGTAATTCTTAATTCAATTGGAAGTTCGGATGTGACAGACTTTGCACAAAAACTCTTTGATGCATGGAAGATCGGACAGGCAGGCAATGATAATGGACTCTTGTTGCTTTTGGTGAAAGATCAGCGTACTGTAAGATTTCATACCGGCTATGGATTGGAAGGAGTCTTGCCAGATGTCACCTGCAAGCACATCGAAATGAATTCCATGGTCCCCGAATTTAAAAATGGTAATTATAACGGTGGCGTCCTGGCAGGTATTCAGGAGGTTGATAAAATACTTACCAATCCTTCCTATGCTGAAGAGCTCACAGCACCCCCTGTAGAAGTAAGCGGCTGGGAAACTTTTATTGCCTTCATCTTAATGTTTGTGGCACCGATTGTCGGTATCGCTTACTGGATCAAAGCTGCCAATGGTCATTTTTATAATTCGAAATATCCAGGCGAAACATTGTATTTCGAAATGAGATTGAAGCGATGGGTGTGGCTTCTTGAGTTCTTATTTCTTCCTGCCCTTATTATTCTCTTGTTCAATTTCAGGAACAATGAAGATGCGGCAGGCTTGTGTTTTCTTTCTCTCTATCTCTATTTCATGCTTACCCTGTTTCACCGGTTGGCGCGGGTAAAGAATGTGATCAAACGACTTCAGGAGAAGGAGAAGTACTATGAGATCGTGGAGTTTCTCAGGAAGGGACAGATCTATTGGTTTTTCATGGGATTACTGTTTCCCCTTCCATTCTTTCTATACTTCTTTTATCATATCGCCCGGAAGCGATCATACCGTAACCATCCCCGCACGTGTACCAAGTGCCAGGGCGCTATGAAGAAACTATCGGAATTAAATGAAGATGAGTTTCTGTCAAAGGCACAACAAATGGAGGAGACGCTCAAATCTGCCGACTATGATGTCTGGCAATGTGGTTCATGTCAGAATATTCAGATGAATATCTATCCGAACAGAAGATCAAAGTATACGGCATGTCCCAAATGCAAGACCCTTGCGTATTATCTTTCCGGAAGCCGCACCATAAAGTCTCCAAGCTATTCATCATCAGGTCAGGGCGAGGAAATTCATCTTTGTAATTATTGCAATCATAGAGTAAGGTCTACCTTTTCTATTGCACGACTCACCCGTAGCAGTTCGTCGGATAGTTCTTCCAGCAGCTCTTCATCCTCTTCCTCCAGCGGGGGAAGCTGGGGTGGAGGTAGTTCAGGTGGAGGTGGAGCCAGCAGTTCATGGTAG
- a CDS encoding DUF885 domain-containing protein: MKYILLLLASAALFACTSNKSSEPVTEVIPIDSLFKDYYAFKKRINPLEATKAGFSEYNSQLANYISDPYKKDLLTNYNMFLEELAKYDSAKVSPSQWLSMGVMEWDCRIKIEGLNNKIVTIASPMYDMPTFELFPLLQIQSLHLYFSQLAGGTSLQPFKTVEDYDNWLKRIDAYFPFLDTCMVKMNKGIATGVVLPKVLIKKMIPQLDGFINTPVPKHLFYAPITMMPADFSTADKERLTTAYTAMVSNKLIPKYKELQDFLINTYLPAGRETAGLSALPGGAETFQYLIRYHTTTNMTAEQIHALGKNEVARIRGEMEKIKESIGFKGDLKAFFEHVRKDKKQMPFKKPEEVIAGFNAIHERIKVKLGDVFDLKPKGGFEVRRTESFREGSASAEFLPGNKDGSRPGVFYVPIPDVKSYNKFTDEALFLHEAIPGHYYQLTLQQENEELPEFLHPESISVFVEGWALYAESLGTELGIYEDPYQHFGMLSMEIHRAIRLVLETGIHTMGWTREQAIQYSLENEAESEDKIIVEVERYMATPGAALCYKVGQIKIRELRTRAEKELGDKFSIKEFHNQVLNSGSLPLVLLEEKINRWILKVKG, encoded by the coding sequence ATGAAATACATTCTCCTGTTATTAGCTTCGGCTGCTTTGTTTGCCTGTACTTCTAATAAATCATCCGAACCCGTCACGGAAGTAATACCCATCGACAGCCTCTTCAAAGACTACTACGCATTTAAGAAGCGCATCAATCCTCTCGAAGCGACGAAAGCAGGTTTCTCTGAATACAATTCTCAGCTGGCCAATTATATCTCTGATCCCTACAAGAAAGATCTGCTCACCAACTATAATATGTTCCTGGAGGAACTGGCAAAATATGATTCTGCTAAAGTTTCCCCATCACAGTGGTTAAGCATGGGTGTGATGGAGTGGGATTGCAGGATCAAGATCGAAGGCCTGAATAATAAGATTGTGACGATCGCCTCACCGATGTACGACATGCCCACATTTGAATTATTCCCCTTATTACAAATACAATCGCTTCACCTGTACTTTTCACAACTCGCAGGTGGCACAAGTCTACAACCTTTCAAGACAGTTGAGGATTATGACAACTGGCTGAAGAGAATCGATGCTTACTTTCCTTTTCTAGACACCTGCATGGTGAAGATGAATAAAGGAATTGCAACAGGAGTGGTATTGCCAAAAGTGCTGATCAAAAAAATGATTCCTCAACTGGATGGATTCATTAACACGCCGGTTCCGAAACATCTTTTTTATGCTCCCATAACGATGATGCCTGCTGATTTCTCCACTGCTGATAAAGAACGGTTGACGACGGCTTATACAGCGATGGTCAGCAATAAACTGATTCCAAAGTATAAAGAGTTGCAGGATTTTCTCATCAATACCTATTTGCCAGCAGGCAGAGAAACAGCGGGATTAAGCGCATTGCCGGGAGGAGCAGAGACATTCCAGTATCTGATCCGGTATCACACGACTACAAACATGACTGCTGAACAAATTCATGCATTGGGAAAAAACGAAGTAGCACGCATCCGGGGTGAAATGGAAAAGATAAAAGAATCCATTGGCTTCAAGGGTGATCTGAAAGCGTTCTTCGAACATGTCAGAAAGGACAAAAAGCAAATGCCTTTTAAGAAGCCTGAGGAAGTGATCGCAGGCTTTAATGCAATTCATGAACGAATCAAGGTAAAGCTTGGAGATGTATTTGATCTCAAACCTAAAGGTGGTTTTGAAGTTCGAAGGACTGAATCATTCCGTGAAGGTTCTGCCAGTGCCGAGTTTCTTCCCGGAAACAAGGATGGTTCCCGTCCCGGTGTTTTCTATGTTCCCATTCCGGATGTGAAGAGCTATAATAAATTTACCGACGAGGCATTGTTCCTGCATGAAGCGATTCCCGGACATTATTACCAGCTGACCCTGCAGCAGGAGAATGAAGAGCTTCCTGAATTTTTACATCCTGAAAGTATCTCCGTGTTTGTGGAAGGATGGGCATTGTATGCTGAGTCACTGGGCACGGAACTTGGAATCTATGAAGATCCCTATCAGCATTTTGGAATGCTCAGCATGGAAATACATCGGGCAATTCGCCTTGTGCTGGAGACAGGCATTCATACCATGGGATGGACCCGCGAGCAGGCCATTCAATATTCATTGGAGAATGAGGCGGAGTCAGAAGACAAGATCATTGTTGAAGTGGAGCGATATATGGCAACGCCTGGTGCTGCATTGTGTTATAAAGTCGGGCAGATCAAGATCCGTGAGCTAAGAACAAGGGCAGAAAAAGAACTCGGTGATAAATTCTCTATCAAAGAATTCCACAATCAGGTGCTGAACTCCGGAAGTCTACCATTGGTGTTGCTGGAGGAGAAAATCAACAGATGGATTTTGAAAGTGAAGGGTTAG